A section of the Streptomyces sp. V3I8 genome encodes:
- a CDS encoding DUF5925 domain-containing protein gives MSANPHDALPIRLNVDDSDSPSDVVDALFLGRFATGEQPHSHAANIDRVRSGASLLPPGAHVLRSARDDDRSATLAEGDGYTLLVSRWNRGADVTVTATTAELAEKVLGQATDGAADEPEPQPENVTMGFWYVSPRRGPHRTTRQISAGTWEEVRANYTAPVADAMDGLMKTTPEDIAGRLLLLHGPPGTGKTSALRTLARSWRDWCQVDCVLDPERLFSDVGYLMDIAIGEEDGTGKGRWRLLLLEDCDELIRGEAKHTAGQALSRLLNLTDGLLGQGRNVLVGVTTNEDLERLHPAVVRPGRCLARIEVGPLTRHESVAWLGTDEGLGREGATLAELYALRRGTTPTSVPGQREGADAGLYL, from the coding sequence ATGTCTGCCAACCCGCACGACGCTCTGCCGATCCGGCTCAACGTCGACGACAGCGACTCGCCGTCGGACGTCGTCGACGCGCTGTTCCTCGGCCGCTTCGCGACGGGCGAGCAGCCGCACTCGCACGCGGCGAACATCGACCGGGTGCGGTCGGGGGCCTCCCTCCTGCCGCCCGGCGCCCACGTGCTGCGGTCCGCCCGGGACGACGACCGCAGCGCGACGCTCGCGGAGGGCGACGGTTACACGCTGCTCGTGTCCCGCTGGAACCGCGGCGCCGACGTGACGGTCACCGCGACCACCGCGGAGCTCGCCGAGAAGGTCCTCGGCCAGGCGACGGACGGCGCGGCCGACGAGCCCGAACCGCAGCCGGAGAACGTGACCATGGGGTTCTGGTACGTGTCACCGCGGCGCGGTCCGCACCGCACGACCCGGCAGATCTCGGCGGGTACGTGGGAGGAGGTGCGGGCCAACTACACGGCGCCGGTGGCGGACGCGATGGACGGCCTGATGAAGACGACCCCGGAGGACATCGCGGGCCGGCTGCTGCTCCTGCACGGACCGCCGGGCACGGGCAAGACGTCGGCGCTGCGCACGCTGGCGCGCTCGTGGCGGGACTGGTGCCAGGTGGACTGCGTCCTGGACCCGGAGCGCCTGTTCTCCGACGTCGGCTATCTGATGGACATCGCCATCGGCGAGGAGGACGGCACGGGGAAGGGCCGCTGGCGGCTGCTCCTGCTCGAGGACTGCGACGAGCTGATCCGCGGCGAGGCCAAGCACACGGCGGGGCAGGCGCTGTCGCGGCTGCTCAACCTCACGGACGGACTGCTGGGCCAGGGCCGCAACGTCCTGGTGGGCGTCACGACCAACGAGGACCTGGAGCGCCTGCACCCCGCGGTGGTCCGCCCCGGCCGCTGCCTCGCCCGTATCGAGGTCGGCCCCCTCACCCGCCACGAGTCCGTGGCCTGGCTCGGCACGGACGAGGGTCTGGGCCGCGAGGGCGCCACCCTGGCCGAGCTGTACGCCCTGCGCCGGGGCACCACCCCGACATCGGTCCCGGGCCAGAGAGAGGGAGCGGACGCGGGCCTGTACCTGTAG
- a CDS encoding GntR family transcriptional regulator — MTLKIDIDDGTGVAPYEQVRAQISEQARAGALPVGYRLPTVRGLAGELGLAANTVAKAYRALEADGVIETRGRNGTVVAAAGSAADRAAASEAQAYAERVRRLGLTQGAALDAVRDALRAAYGGSG; from the coding sequence GTGACGTTGAAGATCGACATCGATGACGGGACCGGGGTCGCGCCCTACGAGCAGGTGCGTGCCCAGATTTCCGAGCAGGCCAGGGCCGGGGCGCTGCCGGTGGGGTACCGGCTGCCGACCGTACGGGGGCTGGCCGGGGAGCTCGGCCTCGCCGCCAACACGGTCGCCAAGGCGTACCGGGCGCTCGAGGCGGACGGGGTCATCGAGACGCGGGGGCGCAACGGAACGGTTGTCGCCGCCGCGGGCTCGGCGGCCGATCGTGCGGCCGCGTCGGAGGCGCAGGCCTATGCCGAGCGGGTGCGGCGGCTCGGGCTGACGCAGGGGGCCGCGCTCGACGCGGTACGGGACGCGCTGCGCGCGGCTTACGGGGGGTCCGGCTGA
- a CDS encoding S8 family peptidase: protein MAQLRSKRIRIAATTSVVAAALLGAVTALPAQAAPAEGRVLAAGSPTAVKDSYIVTLEKGAGFKASSAKGKSLIKGYGGTVEKTFGAALNGWSANLSAAEARRLAADPSVATVEQNQTVRATDTTQSSAPWGLDRSDQTSLPLSGTYTYPDSAGSGVTAYVIDTGVRITHSQISGRAAYGYDAVDGDTVASDGNGHGTHVATTIAGSTYGIAKKAKIVAVRVLDNAGSGTTAGVIAGINWVTANHSGPSVANLSLGGGASTTLDNAVANSIASGVTYAVAAGNSSANASSYSPARVAAAITVGATTSTDARASYSNYGSVLDIFAPGSSITAGWYTSDTATNTISGTSMATPHVAGAAAVYLAGHTSATPAQVATALTNGATTGKVTSPGTGSPNRLLKIVP from the coding sequence CGGCCGAGGGCCGGGTCCTGGCGGCGGGCTCCCCCACCGCCGTCAAGGACAGCTACATCGTCACGCTCGAGAAGGGCGCGGGCTTCAAGGCCTCGTCCGCCAAGGGCAAGAGTCTGATCAAGGGGTACGGAGGCACCGTCGAGAAGACGTTCGGCGCCGCGCTGAACGGCTGGTCGGCGAACCTGTCGGCCGCGGAGGCCCGCAGACTCGCCGCCGACCCCTCGGTGGCCACGGTCGAGCAGAACCAGACGGTGCGGGCGACCGACACCACCCAGTCCAGCGCCCCCTGGGGCCTGGACCGCTCCGACCAGACCTCCCTGCCGCTCTCCGGCACGTACACCTACCCGGACTCGGCGGGCAGCGGCGTGACGGCGTACGTCATCGACACCGGCGTGCGCATCACGCACTCCCAGATCAGCGGGCGGGCCGCCTACGGGTACGACGCCGTGGACGGCGACACCGTCGCCTCGGACGGCAACGGTCACGGCACGCACGTCGCCACGACCATCGCGGGCTCGACCTACGGCATCGCCAAGAAGGCGAAGATCGTGGCGGTCCGCGTGCTCGACAACGCCGGTTCCGGCACCACCGCGGGCGTCATCGCCGGCATCAACTGGGTGACCGCGAACCACAGCGGCCCCTCGGTCGCCAATCTCTCGCTCGGCGGCGGCGCGTCCACCACGCTGGACAACGCGGTGGCCAACTCCATAGCCAGCGGCGTGACCTATGCGGTCGCGGCGGGCAACAGCAGCGCCAACGCCTCCTCGTACTCGCCGGCCCGCGTCGCGGCGGCGATCACCGTCGGCGCGACCACCAGCACGGACGCCAGGGCCAGTTACTCGAACTACGGCTCGGTCCTGGACATCTTCGCGCCCGGCTCGTCGATCACGGCGGGCTGGTACACCAGCGACACCGCGACGAACACGATCTCCGGTACGTCGATGGCCACACCGCACGTCGCGGGAGCGGCCGCGGTCTACCTGGCCGGCCACACCTCGGCCACCCCGGCCCAGGTCGCCACGGCCCTGACGAACGGCGCCACCACGGGCAAGGTCACCTCGCCCGGCACCGGCTCCCCCAACCGCCTCCTGAAGATAGTCCCGTAA